One part of the Streptomyces lienomycini genome encodes these proteins:
- a CDS encoding 1-aminocyclopropane-1-carboxylate deaminase/D-cysteine desulfhydrase, with protein sequence MTGTDTRAFAALRPRLPSPLREAADGRFARHGVRLLLKRDDLIHPELVGNKWRKLAPNLLAAGGRTVVTFGGAYSNHLRAAAAAGRLLGLPTVGVVRGHELAGLALNASLARCAADGMRLHFVDRSTYRRKAEPETLAALLRAVDAEDAVVVPEGGSNADAVRGCRALGEELGEHADVAAVACGTGGTLAGLAAGLPTGRRALGIPVLKGGFLDGDIRRLQERAFGGPRGAWSLDDRFHHGGYARTTPELDAFAEDFEDRHGLPVERVYVAKMLYALLALTQEGAFPRGTTLAAVVTGRPFP encoded by the coding sequence GTGACCGGCACCGACACCCGCGCTTTCGCCGCCCTGCGGCCCCGGCTGCCCTCCCCGCTGCGGGAGGCGGCCGACGGGCGGTTCGCGCGGCACGGCGTCCGGCTGCTGCTCAAGCGGGACGACCTGATCCACCCGGAACTGGTCGGCAACAAGTGGCGCAAACTGGCGCCGAACCTCCTCGCGGCGGGGGGCCGCACCGTCGTCACGTTCGGCGGGGCCTACTCCAACCACCTGCGGGCCGCGGCCGCCGCGGGCCGGCTGCTCGGGCTGCCCACCGTGGGTGTGGTCCGCGGTCACGAGCTGGCCGGCCTGGCGCTCAACGCCTCGCTGGCCCGCTGCGCCGCCGACGGCATGCGGCTGCACTTCGTCGACCGCTCGACGTACCGCCGCAAGGCCGAACCGGAGACGCTGGCGGCGCTCCTGCGCGCGGTGGACGCCGAGGACGCGGTCGTCGTCCCCGAGGGCGGCAGCAACGCCGACGCCGTCCGCGGCTGCCGCGCCCTGGGCGAGGAACTGGGCGAGCACGCCGACGTGGCCGCAGTCGCCTGCGGCACCGGGGGCACGCTCGCCGGGCTGGCCGCGGGGCTCCCCACGGGGCGGCGTGCCCTCGGCATACCGGTCCTCAAGGGCGGCTTCCTGGACGGCGACATACGGCGCCTCCAGGAGCGCGCGTTCGGCGGGCCACGCGGCGCCTGGAGCCTCGACGACCGCTTCCACCACGGCGGCTACGCTCGCACGACGCCCGAGCTGGACGCCTTCGCCGAGGACTTCGAAGACCGGCACGGCCTCCCTGTGGAGCGCGTCTACGTCGCCAAGATGCTGTACGCCCTGCTCGCGCTCACCCAGGAGGGCGCCTTCCCGCGCGGGACGACCCTGGCGGCGGTCGTCACCGGCCGGCCCTTCCCCTGA